Proteins found in one Microbacterium sp. SSM24 genomic segment:
- a CDS encoding ABC transporter permease has translation MIAVRRVAGKLGGLLLTLCLASLLVFFSRFLVPGDPVNFLLRGRKPSPEAIAEVKEMYGLDLPPWQQYLNWLSGVLHGDFGRSLQYRQDVSTVIGERLPVTLMLVVMAGLAIAVAGLAFGAIAALYRGRAGDRIVLIALTILGAIPSFVGSIVLIAVFSVQLGWFPSFGSGEGVLDTVYHLVLPATALAIVFTVLVAKVTRSAMVEQLDREHVEVATSRGLRRGTVVRRHVFRNALWPILTVSGILVAGLLVASSIVESAFGIAGIGSLLVQSVDRLDFPVVQAIVLLIVTAFVLVNAVIDVLEPWIDPRTAAGAGAR, from the coding sequence ATGATCGCCGTTCGACGCGTCGCGGGGAAGCTGGGTGGGCTCCTGCTCACCCTCTGCCTCGCCTCGCTCCTGGTCTTCTTCTCCCGCTTCCTGGTTCCGGGCGACCCCGTGAACTTCCTGCTGCGCGGCCGCAAGCCGAGTCCCGAAGCCATCGCCGAGGTCAAGGAGATGTACGGGCTCGACCTGCCGCCGTGGCAGCAGTACCTCAACTGGCTGTCGGGGGTGCTGCACGGCGACTTCGGCCGGTCGCTGCAGTACCGGCAGGACGTCTCGACGGTCATCGGCGAGCGGCTCCCGGTCACGCTGATGCTCGTCGTGATGGCAGGCCTCGCGATCGCCGTGGCCGGGCTCGCGTTCGGCGCGATCGCGGCCCTCTATCGCGGCCGTGCCGGCGACCGGATCGTGCTCATCGCGCTCACGATCCTCGGCGCGATCCCGTCCTTCGTGGGATCGATCGTGCTGATCGCGGTGTTCTCGGTGCAGCTCGGCTGGTTCCCGTCCTTCGGCTCAGGAGAAGGGGTCCTCGACACCGTGTACCACCTCGTCCTCCCCGCGACCGCGCTGGCGATCGTCTTCACGGTGCTCGTCGCGAAGGTCACGCGCTCCGCGATGGTCGAACAGCTCGATCGCGAGCACGTGGAGGTCGCGACGAGCCGCGGACTGCGCCGCGGCACCGTCGTGCGGCGCCACGTCTTCCGCAACGCGCTGTGGCCGATCCTGACGGTGAGCGGCATCCTCGTCGCCGGCCTGCTCGTCGCGAGCTCGATCGTCGAGTCCGCGTTCGGCATCGCGGGGATCGGGTCGCTGCTCGTGCAGTCCGTGGACCGCCTGGACTTCCCGGTGGTGCAGGCGATCGTGCTGCTCATCGTGACGGCGTTCGTGCTGGTCAACGCCGTGATCGACGTCCTCGAGCCGTGGATCGATCCGCGCACGGCGGCGGGAGCGGGTGCCCGATGA
- a CDS encoding ABC transporter permease translates to MTSPTLAVRVLRAPRARRADAVFLSALVVLAVFVLGAVFAPFLAPYPPDAVDFLAVYAPPSPAHWLGTDALGRDILSRIIFGSRTALVAPFLVVVLSTALGALLGLLAGWRGGWLDAALGRIFDVIFAFPSLLIAIMAVALFGKGLVAPVLAMTIAYIPFVARLTRTLVTAERHRPYVSAYRVQGFGAPWIALRRVLPNVTPVVGAQSTLNFGYVLAELAALSFLGLGVQPPTPDWGSMINEAQAGLAGGHFLPAIAPAVAVVIVVVAVNIIGEEFSRRVGGGPR, encoded by the coding sequence ATGACCTCTCCGACTCTCGCCGTGCGGGTTCTCCGCGCACCCCGTGCACGCCGGGCGGATGCCGTCTTCCTGAGCGCTCTGGTCGTGCTCGCCGTCTTCGTGCTCGGCGCCGTCTTCGCGCCCTTCCTCGCCCCGTACCCGCCCGACGCGGTCGACTTCCTGGCCGTGTACGCGCCGCCGAGCCCGGCGCACTGGCTCGGCACCGACGCGCTGGGGCGCGACATCCTGAGCCGGATCATCTTCGGCTCGCGGACCGCGCTGGTCGCCCCGTTCCTCGTGGTGGTGCTCTCGACCGCGCTCGGTGCGCTCCTCGGGCTCCTCGCCGGATGGCGGGGCGGGTGGCTCGATGCCGCGCTGGGCCGCATCTTCGACGTGATCTTCGCCTTCCCGTCCCTGCTCATCGCGATCATGGCGGTCGCCCTGTTCGGGAAGGGCCTCGTCGCGCCGGTGCTCGCGATGACGATCGCCTACATCCCGTTCGTCGCGCGACTGACCCGCACGCTGGTGACGGCCGAGCGCCACCGCCCGTACGTGTCGGCGTACCGCGTGCAGGGATTCGGCGCCCCGTGGATCGCACTGCGCCGCGTGCTGCCGAACGTGACGCCCGTCGTCGGCGCGCAGTCGACGCTCAACTTCGGCTACGTCCTCGCCGAGCTGGCCGCGCTGTCGTTCCTCGGGCTCGGTGTGCAGCCGCCCACTCCGGACTGGGGCTCCATGATCAACGAGGCGCAGGCGGGCCTGGCCGGCGGCCACTTCCTGCCGGCGATCGCCCCCGCGGTCGCGGTCGTGATCGTCGTGGTCGCCGTGAACATCATCGGCGAGGAATTCTCCCGCCGCGTCGGGGGAGGACCAC